From Qipengyuania psychrotolerans:
TGAAGGTCCACTCGATCGTCGGCGGCACGTCCGTCAACAAGGACCGCAACAAGCTGCACCGCGGCACCGACATCCTCGTCGCGACGCCCGGCCGCCTGCTCGACCTGATCGACCAGAAGGCGTTCACGCTGGACAAGGTTGAGATCCTCGTTCTCGACGAAGCGGACCAGATGCTCGACCTCGGCTTCATCCACGCTCTGCGCCGGATCAGCCAGCTCGTGCCGGAACAGCGCCAGACGCTGTTCTTCAGCGCCACCATGCCGAGCCAGATCAAGGAACTTGTCGGCAAATATTGCCGCAATCCTGTGACTGTCAGCGTCACGCCCGAAAGCTCGACCGCTGAACGCATCGACCAGTATCTCTTCATGGTACAGCAGGACGAGAAGCAAACGTTGCTCGAAATGATGCTGTCCGAACGCCATCAGGTTCCGGGCAAGTTCGAACGCGTGCTGATCTTCGCGCGTACGAAGCACGGCTGCGACCGTGTCGTGAAGAAGCTTGCTCAAGTCGGTATCCCGGCCAATGCCATCCATGGTAACAAGAGCCAGCCCCAGCGCGAGCGGGCCCTGAACGAATTCAAGCGGGCCAAGACACCGATCCTGATCGCCACGGATGTCGCCGCGCGCGGGATCGACATTCCGGGCGTCAGCCACGTCATCAATTACGAACTGCCCAATGTGCCGGAACAGTATGTTCACCGCATTGGCCGTACCGCACGCGCAGGCCGCGACGGTGTGGCCATCGCATTCTGCGCCGAGGACGAACGCGATTATCTCAAGGATATTCGCAAGAAAACCGACGCGGAATTCGAACGTCTGCCGCTGCCCGACAATTTCCGAGCAGTCGTGGAAGGCGTCGGCCCGACCAAGCGCGCAGCGCCGGGCCAGCGCATGGCCAAGCCCAAGGTGCGCCCCACCGGCGGCGCAGCGAAGAAGCCCAAGCCCAAGAACAAGCACCCCAACCGTGCAGGCGCACCCAATCGCGATGGCGCGAGCGGCGGCGGGCAGGCGCGTGGCGGACGTCCCGGCGGCAATCGCCGCCGGAGGTCGGGTGCCAGTCGCACGGCATAAAAGATGAAATGCTGGATAGTGCGGAGCCGCCGGTGCATATACGCCGGCGGTCCCCCAGCCCTACGAAAGTAGTTCAATGGAATCCGACATGAAGCCGGTTGTTTCGCCCATCAACAGGATCCAGCACAATCTGGTTGCTCGTGTCGAGCGGCGTGCATTGGACTGGCTATGTGCTCATCTGCCGCGTCAAATTTCCCCCGACATGCTGACCGCATTCGGGATGTTCGGCGCTGTGCTCGTATTTGCTGGTTACATTGGCAGCAATGCTGACCGGGACTGGTTGTGGCTGGTTGTTGCAGGCTACATTGTTCATTGGTTCGGAGATTCACTCGACGGCAGTGTGGCGCGCTTTCGCAAGATCGAACGGCCACGTTACGGCTACTTCCTCGATCACAGCTGCGACGGGTTTGCGACCACACTGCTTGTGGTGGGAATTGGCCTGACGCCCTATGTTTTGCTCGAGGTCGCGCTTGTCGCTTTGGCAGGGTATCTGCTCATGTCCATCCATGCCTTCCTGTCAGTCAAAGTGATGGGTGAACTGCGTCTGTCCTATATGAATGCCGGGCCAACCGAGCTCCGGCTGGTCCTGATCGCGCTGACGATGTCCATGTATTTTGTCGGTCATGAAGCGCCGGTAGTCGGGTATCTCAATCCTTTCGATTTGTTCGTTGGCGGAGTTGGCCTGCTTTTGATTGTGCTATTTGCGGTGC
This genomic window contains:
- a CDS encoding CDP-alcohol phosphatidyltransferase family protein; the protein is MKPVVSPINRIQHNLVARVERRALDWLCAHLPRQISPDMLTAFGMFGAVLVFAGYIGSNADRDWLWLVVAGYIVHWFGDSLDGSVARFRKIERPRYGYFLDHSCDGFATTLLVVGIGLTPYVLLEVALVALAGYLLMSIHAFLSVKVMGELRLSYMNAGPTELRLVLIALTMSMYFVGHEAPVVGYLNPFDLFVGGVGLLLIVLFAVQTAQVARRLAAEEPPLN
- a CDS encoding DEAD/DEAH box helicase, producing the protein MTQFSDLGLSQPVLQALDLKGYTEPTPIQAQAIPPVLSGRDLMGIAQTGTGKTAAFMLPSIDRLREAENQTPFKSCRMLVLAPTRELAGQIAESAKDYGQLAGLKVHSIVGGTSVNKDRNKLHRGTDILVATPGRLLDLIDQKAFTLDKVEILVLDEADQMLDLGFIHALRRISQLVPEQRQTLFFSATMPSQIKELVGKYCRNPVTVSVTPESSTAERIDQYLFMVQQDEKQTLLEMMLSERHQVPGKFERVLIFARTKHGCDRVVKKLAQVGIPANAIHGNKSQPQRERALNEFKRAKTPILIATDVAARGIDIPGVSHVINYELPNVPEQYVHRIGRTARAGRDGVAIAFCAEDERDYLKDIRKKTDAEFERLPLPDNFRAVVEGVGPTKRAAPGQRMAKPKVRPTGGAAKKPKPKNKHPNRAGAPNRDGASGGGQARGGRPGGNRRRRSGASRTA